From a single Coturnix japonica isolate 7356 chromosome 18, Coturnix japonica 2.1, whole genome shotgun sequence genomic region:
- the ADPRM gene encoding manganese-dependent ADP-ribose/CDP-alcohol diphosphatase has protein sequence MEPAPRFSFGVIADVQYADADDGHDFWGCQRRYYRHSLRLLRAAVDAWAAERPPPAFVLQLGDCIDGVNARSGAAEAEAALGRVLEALGRLRVPVHHAWGNHELYNFSRARLAQSGLRSRPPPSAGPPAAPPGDCQAYHFCPAPRFRFVLLDGYELSPLGRDADSPQHRAALRLLREKNHNAELNSPAGLEEPRFVLFNGGFSQAQLDWFNDVLKFSDENQEKVVVMGHQPIHPDASNEVCLAWNYRDALSVIHSHQCVVCFLAGHLHHGAYCLDSHGVHHLTLEGVIETPPESNAFGTVYVYDDKMVLKGRGRISDRVMCF, from the exons ATGGAGCCCGCCCCGCGCTTCTCCTTCGGGGTTATCGCGGACGTCCAGTACGCGGACGCGGATGATGGCCACGATTTCTGGGGCTGCCAGCGGCGGTACTACCGGCACAGCCTCCGCCTGCTGCGGGCCGCCGTGGACGCTTGGGCCGCCGAGCGGCCGCCGCCCGCCTTCGTGCTGCAGCTGGGCGACTGCATCGACGGCGTCAACGCGCGGAGCGGCGCGGCCGAGGCGGAGGCGGCGCTGGGGCGGGTGTTGGAGGCGCTGGGGCGGCTGCGGGTGCCGGTGCACCACGCCTGGGGCAACCACGAGCTGTACAACTTCAGCCGGGCCCGCCTGGCACAGAGCGGCCTCCGCAGCCGCCCGCCGCCCTCCGCCGGCCCGCCCGCCGCGCCGCCCGGGGACTGCCAGGCCTACCACTTCTGCCCGGCGCCGCGCTTCCGCTTCGTGCTGTTGGACGGCTACGAGCTGAGCCCGCTGGGCCGGGACGCCGACAGCCCCCAGCACCGGGCGGCACTGCGGCTGCTGAGGGAGAAGAACCACAACGCGGAGCTCAACAGCCCCGCAG GACTTGAAGAACCGCGGTTTGTATTATTCAATGGAGGATTCAGCCAAGCCCAGCTGGACTGGTTCAATGACGTACTCAAGTTCTCcgatgaaaaccaagaaaaagttGTCGTTATGG GTCATCAGCCCATCCACCCAGATGCTTCAAATGAAGTTTGCCTAGCCTGGAATTACAGAGATGCCCTTTCTGTCATACACTCTCATCAGTGTGTGGTCTGCTTTCTTGCAGGGCACCTGCACCATGGTGCCTATTGTTTAGACTCGCATGGTGTTCATCATTTGACTTTGGAGGGGGTTATTGAAACTCCACCCGAAAGCAATGCCTTTGGAACTGTTTATGTCTATGATGATAAAATGGTATTAAAGGGAAGGGGCAGAATTTCAGACAGAGTGATgtgcttctga
- the LOC107322043 gene encoding protein SCO1 homolog, mitochondrial → MKRAKKAKEDKLEKERNRGIGKPLLGGPFALVSHDGQPKTNKDYLGQWVLIYFGFTHCPDICPEELDKMMEVVDEIDGIPSLPDLTPLFITIDPERDTEEAIAKYVKEFSPKLVGLTGTRAQIDQVAKAFRVYYSEGPKDEDNDYIVDHTIIMYLLGPDGDFVDYYGQNKRSAEISASIAAHMRKYRL, encoded by the exons atgAAGAGGGCGAAGAAGGCGAAGGAGGACA AGCTGGAGAAAGAGCGGAACCGAGGCATCGGGAAACCGCTGCTGGGAGGACCCTTTGCGCTCGTCAGCCACGATGGGCAGCCCAAGACCAACAAGGACTATCTTGGCCAGTGGGTGCTCATCTACTTCGGCTTCACGCACTGCCCCGACATCTGTCCTGAGGAACTCGACAAAATGATGGAAGTGGTGGATGAAATTG ATGGGATCCCATCCTTGCCTGATCTGACCCCGCTCTTCATCACCATTGATCCCGAGAGGGACACTGAAGAAGCCATTGCCAAATATGTTAAAg aATTTTCTCCAAAGCTGGTTGGATTGACTGGTACCAGAGCACAGATTGACCAAGTGGCCAAAGCCTTCCGTGTGTATTACAGCGAAGGTCCCAAAGATGAAGACAATGATTACATT GTGGATCACACAATAATAATGTACCTCCTTGGGCCAGATGGTGACTTTGTGGACTATTACGGCCAGAATAAGAGGAGTGCTGAGATTTCTGCTTCTATTGCTGCACACATGAGGAAATACAGATTGTAA
- the TMEM220 gene encoding transmembrane protein 220 isoform X1, translating into MRDVGTAVVQQPIRSRFITISGPAELSPGKTRKPPRSELPHPAHTPAAGCTTRRLEGQPAPPAARGQPGPLPAEAVSRAAMAGCSTAGLLWRLCNLLMAAFFGLAAAVQVNDPDAGLWVVVYLVPAALTLLVVLNPLVTENFFWRRLCDLHSAGCTIGTISLAYSLFAYTQGNILHEEEGRELFGLVIITVWMSLCRSSAKNPLGGIHLTTAILVALFPFVLWLYIYMNKEMRESWPEHCKTVI; encoded by the exons ATGAGGGATGTCGGGACGGCTGTAGTCCAGCAGCCCATCCGCAGCAGGTTTATCACCATCAGCGGCCCAGCCGAGCTCAGCCCAGGCAAGACTCGGAAACCTCCGCGGTCGGAGCTCCCACATCCCGCCCACACACCCGCTGCCGGCTGCACGACCCGGCGGCTCGAAGGGCAGCCTGCCCCTCCCGCAGCCCGCGGCCAGCCCGGCCCTCTCCCGGCCGAGGCGGTGAGCCGCGCCGCCATGGCGGGCTGCAGCACGGCGGGGCTGCTGTGGAGGCTCTGCAACTTGCTGATGGCCGCCTTCTTCGGGCTGGCGGCCGCCGTGCAG GTGAACGACCCCGACGCCGGGCTGTGGGTG GTTGTCTACTTGGTTCCAGCTGCCCTTACACTGCTTGTTGTCCTTAACCCTTTGGTAACAG aaaactttttttgGAGGAGGCTCTGTGACCTTCATTCTGCTGGCTGTACTATCGGGACCATTTCCTTGGCTTACTCTTTGTTTGCATATACTCAAGGAAACATTTTGCACGAAGAGGAGGGCAG AGAGTTGTTTGGTCTGGTGATTATTACAGTATGGATGAGTCTTTGTCGCAGTTCAGCAAA GAATCCGCTGGGTGGAATTCATTTAACTACTGCAATCTTGGTCGCCCTCTTCCCCTTTGTTTTGTGGCTGTACATTTATATGAACAAAGAGATGCGAGAATCTTGGCCAGAACACTGCAAAACTGTGATTTGA
- the TMEM220 gene encoding transmembrane protein 220 isoform X2, with protein sequence MRDVGTAVVQQPIRSRFITISGPAELSPGKTRKPPRSELPHPAHTPAAGCTTRRLEGQPAPPAARGQPGPLPAEAVSRAAMAGCSTAGLLWRLCNLLMAAFFGLAAAVQVNDPDAGLWVVVYLVPAALTLLVVLNPLVTENFFWRRLCDLHSAGCTIGTISLAYSLFAYTQGNILHEEEGRNPLGGIHLTTAILVALFPFVLWLYIYMNKEMRESWPEHCKTVI encoded by the exons ATGAGGGATGTCGGGACGGCTGTAGTCCAGCAGCCCATCCGCAGCAGGTTTATCACCATCAGCGGCCCAGCCGAGCTCAGCCCAGGCAAGACTCGGAAACCTCCGCGGTCGGAGCTCCCACATCCCGCCCACACACCCGCTGCCGGCTGCACGACCCGGCGGCTCGAAGGGCAGCCTGCCCCTCCCGCAGCCCGCGGCCAGCCCGGCCCTCTCCCGGCCGAGGCGGTGAGCCGCGCCGCCATGGCGGGCTGCAGCACGGCGGGGCTGCTGTGGAGGCTCTGCAACTTGCTGATGGCCGCCTTCTTCGGGCTGGCGGCCGCCGTGCAG GTGAACGACCCCGACGCCGGGCTGTGGGTG GTTGTCTACTTGGTTCCAGCTGCCCTTACACTGCTTGTTGTCCTTAACCCTTTGGTAACAG aaaactttttttgGAGGAGGCTCTGTGACCTTCATTCTGCTGGCTGTACTATCGGGACCATTTCCTTGGCTTACTCTTTGTTTGCATATACTCAAGGAAACATTTTGCACGAAGAGGAGGGCAG GAATCCGCTGGGTGGAATTCATTTAACTACTGCAATCTTGGTCGCCCTCTTCCCCTTTGTTTTGTGGCTGTACATTTATATGAACAAAGAGATGCGAGAATCTTGGCCAGAACACTGCAAAACTGTGATTTGA